A genome region from Thermomonospora amylolytica includes the following:
- a CDS encoding NAD(P)H-binding protein, producing the protein MIVVTGATGNVGRSLVALLTAAGEQATAVSRRAAELPEGVRHVQADLGDPAGLQDALDGADALFLLVAGEDPQGVLDAARAGGVRRVVLLSSQGAGTRPEAYRHPAAFEETVRRSGLEWTILRPGGFHSNAYAWTESIRTSRTVAAPFGDIGLPTIDPADIAEVAATVLREDGHAGRTYELTGPAPTTPRERAAAIGAALGEPVRFIEQTRQEARAQMLQFMPEAVVEGTLAILGEPTDAEQKVSPDVGRILGRAPRSFADWAGRNAGAFR; encoded by the coding sequence ATGATCGTGGTGACGGGTGCCACCGGGAACGTCGGACGCAGCCTGGTCGCGCTGCTCACCGCCGCGGGCGAGCAGGCGACCGCCGTGTCCCGGCGGGCCGCCGAACTGCCCGAGGGCGTCCGGCACGTGCAGGCCGACCTGGGCGATCCCGCCGGCCTGCAGGACGCCCTCGACGGAGCCGACGCGTTGTTCCTGCTGGTGGCGGGTGAGGATCCGCAGGGCGTCCTGGACGCCGCCCGGGCCGGCGGGGTCCGGCGGGTCGTCCTGCTGTCCTCCCAGGGCGCGGGGACCAGGCCGGAGGCGTACCGCCACCCCGCGGCCTTCGAGGAGACGGTCCGCCGGTCGGGCCTGGAGTGGACGATCCTGCGGCCCGGCGGCTTCCACTCCAACGCCTACGCCTGGACCGAGTCCATCCGCACGAGCCGCACGGTCGCCGCGCCCTTCGGCGACATCGGCCTGCCGACCATCGACCCGGCCGACATCGCCGAGGTCGCCGCGACCGTCCTGCGCGAGGACGGGCACGCGGGCCGCACCTATGAACTCACCGGCCCCGCACCGACCACGCCACGGGAACGCGCGGCGGCGATCGGCGCCGCGCTGGGCGAGCCGGTGCGGTTCATCGAGCAGACCCGGCAGGAGGCCCGAGCGCAGATGCTGCAGTTCATGCCCGAGGCGGTCGTCGAGGGCACGCTGGCCATCCTGGGAGAGCCGACGGACGCCGAACAGAAGGTCAGCCCGGACGTCGGACGGATCCTCGGCCGTGCTCCCCGTTCCTTCGCCGACTGGGCCGGACGCAACGCCGGCGCCTTCCGATGA